The following proteins come from a genomic window of Crassostrea angulata isolate pt1a10 chromosome 1, ASM2561291v2, whole genome shotgun sequence:
- the LOC128187947 gene encoding uncharacterized protein LOC128187947 — protein MNFFVFFFLVFPTWTSAMNDVEHLNVHEQIKTLQSMVNELKNLVHVQSQRNDHLERLLSDNRNEVKELKSQFLNELRNLKSNFSKLDVVDSNQNRFLAKLKRDGLNTNRFIHSLTNRQLRLEKMHALVTEDQKELRNLSDGNYSVELIEKKSENSLRHVDKIKKRLLSPQTTSGDAIAFYAFMSSILWSPWRGRILVYDVVKTNIGNGYRSHTGVFLVPKSGVYVFTWTFRTGSSHDHSIQLMKNKKDIGSVYFHTGVDGVEAGGTGIVVTHANAGDDVFTRTNPTLNIGTGHYIQSDAHGRSSFAGWKIF, from the exons ATGAATTTTTTTGTGTTCTTTTTCCTTGTTTTTCCAACTTGGACGAGCGCCATGAACGACGTGGAGCATTTAAATGTACACGAACAAATTAAGACTCTCCAGAGCATGGTGAACGAGTTGAAAAATCTTGTTCATGTTCAAAGCCAACGTAACGATCACCTTGAACGGCTACTCTCAGATAATCGGAACGAAGTTAAGGAACTAAAGAGTCAATTTCTAAACGAACTTAGGAATTTGAAAAGCAACTTTTCTAAATTGGATGTAGTTGACTCGAACCAAAATCGATTTTTAGCAAAGCTGAAAAGGGATGGTTTGAATACTAACAGGTTCATACATTCTCTCACCAATCGTCAATTAAGATTGGAAAAGATGCATGCATTGGTCACAGAAGATCAAAAGGAATTGCGAAATCTGTCGGACGGAAACTATAGTGTTGAATTAATAGAAAAGAAGTCAGAAAACAGCTTACGACacgttgacaaaattaaaa AGCGGCTTCTTTCACCCCAAACAACCTCTGGAGATGCCATCGCATTTTACGCCTTCATGTCATCAATTCTATGGTCTCCATGGAGAGGACGCATTTTGGTTTACGATGTTGTCAAAACTAACATTGGAAACGGGTATCGTTCTCATACAGGGGTATTCTTGGTACCTAAATCGGGCGTGTACGTTTTCACGTGGACTTTTCGAACAGGAAGCAGTCATGACCATAGCATTCAGTTGATGAAAAACAAAAAGGACATAGGTTCAGTTTATTTCCATACTGGTGTCGACGGAGTCGAGGCAGGAGGGACGGGTATTGTGGTGACCCATGCCAACGCCGGGGACGACGTTTTCACTCGAACAAACCCCACACTCAATATCGGGACGGGTCACTACATCCAGAGTGATGCACATGGAAGATCTTCTTTTGCAGGATGGAAGATTTTTTGA